The Verrucomicrobiota bacterium nucleotide sequence TGAAGCAGCTCTTAACGCGTCGATCGCTTGCGCCGTGGTTAAAATCGGCTGCTCTTGGGCAAAAAGGCAAAGGGGAGAAAGCAGCAAGAATGATAAAAAATATTGTTTCATAATTAGGGTGTTCGAAACTGTGAGACACGAAGTCGCGGATTGTTCCCGCTTAAATCAAAGGATTATGCAGGAAAGTCAATAAAAGGCTGGCATCGCAAAAGTTGAGAAACTTAAATGCCGCTCTCCCTCGAACTTCCAATAATATTTATATGAGCAAAGAAACCATTTCATTTATAGGAACCGGCGTAATGGGCCGAAGCATGGCCGGTCACCTTTTGAATGCTGGATATCCGATCCAAGTCTACAATCGCACAAAATCCAAAGCGGATGATCTGGTTTCCTCAGGGGCGACTTGGTGCAATACGCCAGGAGAAGCAGCCAAAGGTGCCGATATTATTATAACCATAGTAGGTTTTCCAAAAGATGTAGAAGAAGTTTACTTAGCTGAAGGTGGAATCTTGGCTAACGCGGGGGCTGGCTCCTTGTTAATCGATATGACCACTTCAAGCCCGTCATTGGCAAAAAAAATAGCCGCAGCGGCCGAAGGGAAAGGTATCGGTTCTTTGGATGCACCGGTATCGGGTGGAGATTTGGGCGCGAGAGAAGCCAGACTTTCAATTATGGTCGGGGGCTCCCAGGATGATTTCAACCGTGCATTACCTATTTTCGAAATCATCGGTAAGAACATTCAACGCCAGGGCGAAGCAAGTGCAGGCCAGCTTACTAAAATGTGTAACCAAATTGCCATCGCAGCGGGCATGCTGGGAATTACAGAAGCGATGGCTTACGCGAAGAAATCAGGATTGGATCCGTTTAACGTACTCAAAAGCATAGAAACAGGAGCCGCAGGAAGTTGGTCTTTGAGCAACCTTTCACCAAGAGCACTGAAAGGTGATTTTGCTCCAGGGTTTTATGTTAAACATTTCATTAAAGATATGAAAATCGCTATAGAATCCGCAGACGAAATGGGCCTGGAACTACCAGGGCTAAAACTGGCCAAAACTCTTTACGATAAACTCGCCGCACAGGGTGGTGAGGACGATGGCACGCAGTCGCTGTTAAAGCTCTACTTAAGTTAATAAAAAGCCGGGCATCCTTTTAATCTTAATTCTATGACAGGAGATTCCATCGCAACTCTTGCACTCTTAATCGGTCTTGAGCTGGTACTCGGAATTGATAACATTCTGGTCATATCCATAATGGTAAGTCGGCTGCCGAAGGAGGTTCAGCAGAAGGCTCGGATGTTTGGATTGGTTCTAGCAATGGTCGCGCGCTTAGTTCTGCTTTGGGTGATAGTTACTTTGGCATCCATGACAACACCGTTGATCGCCACGTTCTCCGTTCGAGACATCATTTTATTGGTCGGCGGACTCTTCCTCTTATACAAAGCGGTCTCTGAGATTCATCAAACTGTTGAATTAAAGGAGGAGGGACATCACATAGGTGGAAAGAGTGTTTCATCGCAGTTTAATGCAGCAATCATTCAGATAGTGTTTCTGGATATCGTATTCTCTGTCGACTCGGTTCTCACCGCAGTAGGTCTAACAAATGAACTGTGGGTTATCATAACCGCTGTGGTTGCTTCCTTTGCGGTCATATTGATATTCGCGAAGCAGGTAGGAGATTTCATATTGAGAAACCCAGCACTCAAAATCCTCGCACTAGCCTTCCTCGTAACGATTGGTGTCACGATTTTCCTGGAAGGCATGCACCAGCATGTACAAAAGGGATATATCTACCTTCCAATGGGTTTTGCATTGGGCATAGAACTGTTGCAAATGCGTTACATCGCAAATCGAAAAAAAAGAAAAAGCATTTAACAATTGATCTGTAACCACCCCGGCTAAACGTCGTTGCGCTCTACAACCAATCTAAAAAAGCAAGGATGCAGATCCTGTGGAGCAGAGGCTTCCATCCGCTCGTAGATCCCAGTTTCGCCTACCATGGAAACAGGTACCGTAAACCAAGTTATAAGATTGGTTGAAAGCTCAACTTTGTAATCAATGTTCTCGCGACCACCGGGCTTCAAAAAACGATATTTTGCCGTGCCCTCTTCGATCCTGGATACAGGCAATCCGGGATTTGAGTCACCGGCCCTTGGAACGTTGTTATCCAACGGATCCAAGTTAAGAGCAAATGCCATTAAGTTAGTTACTCCATTTTCGTTGATATCCAAATCATCCGCAGCATCCCCGGCATCGTCGATTCGCCCATAGTGAGTATAACGCCAATTTTCCAAAGCACTTCGATTAAATGCGGCTGAATTATTAGAGTATTCGGAGTTACCTGCATCATTGAACGCATGGACTCTAAATTCGTAGAAACCTGCAGGAATCAAATCGGTTGCAATGTAAGTCGTCTGAGAAATATCACCAAAAATTTGTACCGTTTCCCAATCACCTTCGGGATCCGTCCGCATATCGACACGGTAACCTTTTGCGAAATCTATTTCATTCCAGGTTACCTGCATGGTGCCATTCCCAAAAGCAAGCACTTCGGATACCACCGGGGCTTCTGGTTGACCGGGACCATATTGCGGAGTGAGGTCGATTCCTTCCACCAAATTCAAAGGCGCGTATTCTTCAAGGCCTGGAAAAATGTTTCCAATATTTGGATTGGCCATGCGACGAATGATTACCTCACTGAGAATGGTGCGATAGTCGGTAGTTGGCCTTAGATCGGTTTGCATAAACAATTGATCGTTCTGCAATCCTGGAAAAGTTCCGTGTACTCCACCTTTAACGGATCCACCCATTACCATAAATATATTACCAGTGCCATGGTCAGTTCCTCGATCCGCGTTTTCACGAACACGGCGGCCAAATTCACTCATGACAAGGACAGTGGTACGTTTGGACAAGGCATTGGCCTCGCTTCCATCCAGGTCTTTATAGAACGCAGCCAGAGAATCACTCAGTTCACCAATCTTGTTGGAGTAATTTCCGTTATTTGGCGCATAATCCTGAGTATCGTGCGTGTCCCAACCCCCATAGTCAACCGTGGCAACGCGCAAACCCAAATCAAGCTTGATCATGCTGGCAATTGTTCGCATGTCCCGTCCCAAACCTGAGTTTGGATACGCCGCTCCATTGGCAGGGGTATAACTCGTACTCCCAAAGGTTTCAATAATATCCGAAGCATTGAGGGCTTGAAGTCCCGCATCTTTCACCAAGCTGAAGCCGTCCGAGTAAAGGTCGCGAACTGCTTTGCGAAGGTCATCCCTTACTCTCCAATCTGCATTGGAGAAACCAATGCTACTGCCATTGGACATATTTAAAGTGGATTGCTCACCAAACAAAGATGTCGGAGCAGAAGCTCCCGCCGCAAGAACTGGCAACAGCACATCAGGCGGAAGGTCGGGTTGGGTACCCAGGGTACGAGCCAACCATCCGGATTTGGTTGTCTTAACAAACGGCGTTCCAAGTTCCATATAAGCCTGGGCATCAAAGTGACTTCTGGATCCTGCATTTCCTACGGCATTCACAATGGCAAGATTTCCATTCTGAAAAACTTGGTGAAGAGCAGTTGCCCGAGGATGCATGCCAAATTCTCCATTCAAAGCCAATGCAGCATTTGTACCGGTCGTCGGAATTTGTAAGGTGGGACGAAACCCTTCGTAAAACCCCCGATTGTCTCCATCGACAGGAGGAATGAAATTGAGTCCATCCATTCCCCCTCTAAGATAAAGGACCACAAGAATTTCACCAGTGCTTGAAGAGCCATCGGCTTGATTAACAAGGGGTCAAGCTTGATCGAACATGGTCCCGGAAATTTTGGAACCACTCATTGCAGCTATTGCAGAGCAACAGCCTTGCATAAATCTACGTCTGGAGGTGTGCATGGAAGTGTGTTGTTAAAGGTTAGCGAAGAAAGTTTGTGGGGGACAGCAGTATCAAAGCTACTGTGTATCGAAGACGTCGTGCTGCATCCGAATTGGAATCCCAAAGCGTATCCATAGCAGGACTTCGCCCGTTGGCCATAAAATCAATGATCCCCTCTCGCTCTCCTTCCGGCAGTGCCCGAGCCAGGATTCGATTAGTCCAATAGTCTACAATTTCTGCTGAAGTACGAATATGGGAAGGAGTTGCTTCTTCGATCCGAATGTGCCTGACCTCTTCATGCGAATCTTCAACCGCATTGATCATAAAACGCCAGATGCTCATGATAGGATTCGTACTCAACCAACTTTCCTTATTGTCTGAAAACCCATCCGGTGTAGGATGTCTGAACAGCCCCTGACCAGCCGACTGCAAGTAGTCGAGCATACGGGTGGTATCGCTGATCTCCATTGAAAACGGCCATTGAGCATTTGTCGCACGAAAGGCACTAACAGCCATTTCGTAAGGTCGTTTGATTTTATCACCAAAGGCGTTTCGGAATTCGTCAGACATTATTACCGCACGAACCACCTGTTTCAATTGATCCGGTTCATCCTTCTTTGCGATGAACACATCCGCTATCTGGCTGACCAAACTTTCAGGGGGATTGTCCATAATGAGTCTCCGGCAAAGTTTTCTGGAAATGTACCGGGCAGTCCCCGGGTGATTGGCAACCAGATCCATGACTTTGTAACCATCGGACTCACCACCAAAGGCGGGAATTACAGTTTGCAAAATTCTTTTTTCACCCTGGCTATGTCGATCGTTGCGATACATGAAATCGCCGTAGTTTCCAAAATCACCGCTATCATTAACCGTCCACCCGGTGAAACATTCTGCAGCATCATACACATCGGCATCAACATATCCTCTGGGAGTTCCGTCGGTGTAGGTAGGAACATCATCCCTTGGGATTACTCCATAATAATTTTCCGCACCCATAGAGTGCAGTTCGAAAAACTCACGGGCGAAATTTTCATTAAAACCCGCTGAGGTGTTAGTATAGTTGTCGAGGTAATACAACATGGCCGTGTGTTTGGTCATGTCTTCAAGAAATTCGCGGAAGTTTCCCAAGGCATGTTTGCGAATAACCTGCTCGTCCCAATTCATGAACACCGCTTCGATATAGGTGGCCCATCCATAGACATTGAAATGATTGTGCCAGAAATCTACCAGGACTTCGAAAAGCTGCTTCTTACTATGAGCAGCGCGCAAAAAATTTAAGCGTTCCAGCTCCTCAACCGGGCGTCTCCGAACACTCGAGTCTCCGCTTCGTCCATGGTCCGTCCATGCTTGCCGCAACGATTTCCCTGGTGTCGTAAATCCTGCAGCTTGAATTCTCGCGTCACAATCCGCATCGGCAATACTATCTGGATTGAGTTGTTTATCCAACCAGTTGGAGAGACGCTCTTCATCCGTCACGCCCAAATTCTCGAATTCTTCGATCTCTTCAGGAGTTGTGCCAAAGCCACATCGCGTAAGCGCAATGATGCTCAACTTCGGAAGGCTCGTTGCGTGAGTGCGATACTCTTCTATGTTTGGTGTTCCAGAAGCAGTTGCTGCCTGCTTCGCCGCTAAGGTGCCTACATCCTCATACGACTTCCGACTGTTTCGCATCGGCGTAATTATAGCAGTTGAACTACCGGAAGTTCCGGTGACTACCGTGGCAGACGCCTTGGTTGCTAAATTAACAAAATCCCTTCGTGAAAGGGTAGATGACTCTTGTATCCTGGAAGTGTTCATATCGCGGTTAACTCTGCACTCGAATCAACTGCTCCACTTCCGAAACCCGAATTTTCTGCAATTTTGGTTTTTATTTGACTCGGTTTTTACAAGAACCCCGCATTTTAAAAAAATTTTCGCTTTCTTCGAGCCTGATACAAAAAAAGGACCCCGTTTCCAGGGCCCGTTTTCTCTTAAATAATGGTTGGAGCTACTGTCTTTCGCCCATATGCAACAGCGGCATAGGATTGGGACTGCTGCCATCTAAAAAGTAAATTTTGGCTGCAGGATCTTCAGCGATTTTCTTCAGTGCCTCCAATGACTGAAGTTGAATATAAGCCTGATTATCTGCGATGGCATCATTCAGCTTCCCAATTTCATAGGCTCGGGCGTCAGCAAGTAATTTCACCTTTTCAGCTTCTTGTTCAGCAGCCTGGCGCTCGGCGATAGCCTCTTCTACTTTCTGCTGCATCTCTGTTTTGTATCTTTCAAGTTCGGCTTTCTGCTTCTCGACTTCCTGCTCCCGCTCCTTTTTACCCTCAATGGCTTTCATTATGAAAGGAGGAAGTGTGATACTTCGGATAAGAACTTCATCTATGATGAGGCCTTTTTTATCCAAGCTATTCTTAAGATCGTTCAGTAATTGTACTTGGAGCCGATTCTGTGTTTCTTCCAAAAAGAAATCCTCCGCCCGGGCAATTGTTTTCCCGGCTTCCCTTAAGGTTGAACGCAGTGAAGGAATCAGCTGGGTAGTGATAAGGCGGTTCTTATCACCATATAATTTCAAAGTCTGCGGTGCCTCGGACGCATTGATACGAAACTTAACGCTCACATCCATTTGGGTTTGAAGTTGATCCTGGGAAGGAACACTGGCCGTTTCAGTGATGGTATCCGCCCGCGTATCGAAGTCATACCATTGGTACAACGGATTAACCGGAATGTGCAATCCTTCCTCGAAAGGATTAGGCATCACCTTGCCAAACAAGGTCGCTACAGATACGTGCCCCGCAGGAACCGTTTTTAGAAATCGAGATCCAAAAAGAAGGACAACAACTATCATTATACCGAAAACGATAATGGAAAATAGGCCTTTATTATTCATAAGAGTTTATTGGTTAAAAAAAGTCAGAGTAGGCGATGCCATTCGGTGCGCAACGTTTTAGCCGTAGAAAAGTGAACAGGCGGATCTGCGGATTATTTAAAGGCGGCTGAAAAGAATGAGCTATTCTTCTGCAATAGGCAGTCTCAGAATCACCCGCGTACCTTCCCCAGGGTGACTGTTGATGGAAAGGGTTCCACCGTATATACTACAAAGTTTTTGAACAATAGACAGACCCAGGCCAAGCCCTTGCTGCTCCTGTTCTTCCCGGTTTAGTTGAATAAAAGGACCCAAAGAAGAAATTTGCTCCCGACGCATACCATGACCCCGGTCCTCAATTGCAATGACGTAAAAAGGTTCATCAACAATTGTGTTCAGATTTATCCGGGTATTACTCCTGGAAAATTTTAAAGCGTTATCCAGCAATTGGTATAACATAAAAGAGAAATCTTCATCTGAAACTGCCAAGGTCGCAGGTAACAAAAACAAAGTTATGTCTCCCTTCCTTCGGGAATAACGGCTGTATAGTTTTTCAAGGAGTGGCCTTAATGATTTTGGCTCAATTTTATATCGGGCGCTAGCTTGCTTATCAGATAATTGCTCCCGGTTAAAATCGATCTGAAGTTCGAGATAGCGCACATAATTAATCACCGTTTGTAGCATCCGTTCGCCAGATTGTAGAATGAGTGCGCTGAAATCCCGAACCTCCGAAGGATTCAATATCAAAGCATTCTCTTTCATCATCGCTGCAAATCCAAGAATTCCATTCAGGGGAGTCTTAAATTCATGCGGCACTTTGCCTACAAGGTTCATCCGAACCTGATCGAGGGATTCCGAGATTATTCTGAATCGTTCCAGAAGTGAACGAATACGCTTTACCAGTACAGCCGCGTCAAAAGGTGTTGCGACGAAATCGTCAGCCCCAAGACTAAAACCTCTCTCCCTATCACCGCTTTCGTTTCGACCGGTTAGAAAAATAAAAGGTGTAAGTATCAATCGGTCATTGTTTCGAAGTATTTCCAACACCTCGAATCCATCCTTAACAGGCAGCACAATATCGCACAATATCAAATCGGGCTTTTCCTCTTCCGCAATTGTTACACCCGCTTCACCGTCGGCGGCTTCAATCACCTCAAAACCCTCAATCCTTAATAGGTCTACCAAAGGAATCCGGACAGATGCTTCATCTTCAATGACCAGGATTTTTGACATACCAGGAAGGGGTGATTGGATTATTGATTGCTTTGGTCAAGTTGACTCAACGAAACCGTTCAACGAATCCCACTTTGCGCTGTACCTTTGACAAAATTTTGTAGGCTTTCTTTTGAGCGACTTCGGCCCCAGCCTTAAGCACACTATCCAGATAGGTTTTATCTTCAACCACCTCTATGAAACGTTCACGAATCGGTCTCAATCCTTCGACAACTACCTCCCCAACCGCTTTCTTAAAATCTCCATAGCCTTTTCCGACAAACTCCATTTCATGTTCTTCGACAGATTTTCCTGAGAAACCAGCCATGATTGAAAGTAGATTAGTGATCCCGCCTTTATCTGGGTCCGATTTAACTTCCGAACCTGAGTCGGTGACGGAGCGCGCAATTTTTTTACGGATCTGATCAGGATCGTCGGTAAGTAATATGTAGGCACCTTGATTGTCGTCGGACTTGGACATCTTTCGCGTTGGATCTTGCAAAGACAACACCCGGGCACCGGTAGTGGCTATTTGAGGTTCCGGAATTTTAAATGTCTCAGAATAGGTATGGTTGAAACGCTCGGCAACATTCCGAGCCAACTCCAGATGCTGCTTCTGATCTTCGCCCACTGGCACAAGGTCCGCATTGTATAAAAGAATATCTGCTGCCATTAATACCGGGTAAAACAATAGACCGGAATTAACGGGCGCTCCTTTGGCCGTTTTTTCTTTAAATTGGGTCATTCGCTGGAGCTCGCCGAGAGGAGTCAAACAACCGAGCACCCAGGCAAGGTCAGCGTGGCCCACAACATGTGACTGAATAAATAGGGTACACCTTTCAGGATCCAATCCACAGGCAATGTATTGAGCGACCAATGACCGTGTCCGCAGTCTCAATTCAGAGGGAACATACGGAACAGTAATCGCGTGCATATCCACCAAAGGAAACAGGCAGTCGTGATCATCCAAAAGAGAACCCCATTGTTTGATAGCTCCCAGATAATTTCCTATGGTAAGAATACCTGTCGGCTGGGC carries:
- a CDS encoding NAD(P)-dependent oxidoreductase codes for the protein MSKETISFIGTGVMGRSMAGHLLNAGYPIQVYNRTKSKADDLVSSGATWCNTPGEAAKGADIIITIVGFPKDVEEVYLAEGGILANAGAGSLLIDMTTSSPSLAKKIAAAAEGKGIGSLDAPVSGGDLGAREARLSIMVGGSQDDFNRALPIFEIIGKNIQRQGEASAGQLTKMCNQIAIAAGMLGITEAMAYAKKSGLDPFNVLKSIETGAAGSWSLSNLSPRALKGDFAPGFYVKHFIKDMKIAIESADEMGLELPGLKLAKTLYDKLAAQGGEDDGTQSLLKLYLS
- a CDS encoding TerC family protein: MTGDSIATLALLIGLELVLGIDNILVISIMVSRLPKEVQQKARMFGLVLAMVARLVLLWVIVTLASMTTPLIATFSVRDIILLVGGLFLLYKAVSEIHQTVELKEEGHHIGGKSVSSQFNAAIIQIVFLDIVFSVDSVLTAVGLTNELWVIITAVVASFAVILIFAKQVGDFILRNPALKILALAFLVTIGVTIFLEGMHQHVQKGYIYLPMGFALGIELLQMRYIANRKKRKSI
- a CDS encoding DUF1501 domain-containing protein, with amino-acid sequence MDGLNFIPPVDGDNRGFYEGFRPTLQIPTTGTNAALALNGEFGMHPRATALHQVFQNGNLAIVNAVGNAGSRSHFDAQAYMELGTPFVKTTKSGWLARTLGTQPDLPPDVLLPVLAAGASAPTSLFGEQSTLNMSNGSSIGFSNADWRVRDDLRKAVRDLYSDGFSLVKDAGLQALNASDIIETFGSTSYTPANGAAYPNSGLGRDMRTIASMIKLDLGLRVATVDYGGWDTHDTQDYAPNNGNYSNKIGELSDSLAAFYKDLDGSEANALSKRTTVLVMSEFGRRVRENADRGTDHGTGNIFMVMGGSVKGGVHGTFPGLQNDQLFMQTDLRPTTDYRTILSEVIIRRMANPNIGNIFPGLEEYAPLNLVEGIDLTPQYGPGQPEAPVVSEVLAFGNGTMQVTWNEIDFAKGYRVDMRTDPEGDWETVQIFGDISQTTYIATDLIPAGFYEFRVHAFNDAGNSEYSNNSAAFNRSALENWRYTHYGRIDDAGDAADDLDINENGVTNLMAFALNLDPLDNNVPRAGDSNPGLPVSRIEEGTAKYRFLKPGGRENIDYKVELSTNLITWFTVPVSMVGETGIYERMEASAPQDLHPCFFRLVVERNDV
- a CDS encoding DUF1800 domain-containing protein; translation: MNTSRIQESSTLSRRDFVNLATKASATVVTGTSGSSTAIITPMRNSRKSYEDVGTLAAKQAATASGTPNIEEYRTHATSLPKLSIIALTRCGFGTTPEEIEEFENLGVTDEERLSNWLDKQLNPDSIADADCDARIQAAGFTTPGKSLRQAWTDHGRSGDSSVRRRPVEELERLNFLRAAHSKKQLFEVLVDFWHNHFNVYGWATYIEAVFMNWDEQVIRKHALGNFREFLEDMTKHTAMLYYLDNYTNTSAGFNENFAREFFELHSMGAENYYGVIPRDDVPTYTDGTPRGYVDADVYDAAECFTGWTVNDSGDFGNYGDFMYRNDRHSQGEKRILQTVIPAFGGESDGYKVMDLVANHPGTARYISRKLCRRLIMDNPPESLVSQIADVFIAKKDEPDQLKQVVRAVIMSDEFRNAFGDKIKRPYEMAVSAFRATNAQWPFSMEISDTTRMLDYLQSAGQGLFRHPTPDGFSDNKESWLSTNPIMSIWRFMINAVEDSHEEVRHIRIEEATPSHIRTSAEIVDYWTNRILARALPEGEREGIIDFMANGRSPAMDTLWDSNSDAARRLRYTVALILLSPTNFLR
- a CDS encoding SPFH domain-containing protein produces the protein MNNKGLFSIIVFGIMIVVVLLFGSRFLKTVPAGHVSVATLFGKVMPNPFEEGLHIPVNPLYQWYDFDTRADTITETASVPSQDQLQTQMDVSVKFRINASEAPQTLKLYGDKNRLITTQLIPSLRSTLREAGKTIARAEDFFLEETQNRLQVQLLNDLKNSLDKKGLIIDEVLIRSITLPPFIMKAIEGKKEREQEVEKQKAELERYKTEMQQKVEEAIAERQAAEQEAEKVKLLADARAYEIGKLNDAIADNQAYIQLQSLEALKKIAEDPAAKIYFLDGSSPNPMPLLHMGERQ
- a CDS encoding response regulator, with the protein product MSKILVIEDEASVRIPLVDLLRIEGFEVIEAADGEAGVTIAEEEKPDLILCDIVLPVKDGFEVLEILRNNDRLILTPFIFLTGRNESGDRERGFSLGADDFVATPFDAAVLVKRIRSLLERFRIISESLDQVRMNLVGKVPHEFKTPLNGILGFAAMMKENALILNPSEVRDFSALILQSGERMLQTVINYVRYLELQIDFNREQLSDKQASARYKIEPKSLRPLLEKLYSRYSRRKGDITLFLLPATLAVSDEDFSFMLYQLLDNALKFSRSNTRINLNTIVDEPFYVIAIEDRGHGMRREQISSLGPFIQLNREEQEQQGLGLGLSIVQKLCSIYGGTLSINSHPGEGTRVILRLPIAEE
- the trpS gene encoding tryptophan--tRNA ligase encodes the protein MSDSDRKTVLTAAQPTGILTIGNYLGAIKQWGSLLDDHDCLFPLVDMHAITVPYVPSELRLRTRSLVAQYIACGLDPERCTLFIQSHVVGHADLAWVLGCLTPLGELQRMTQFKEKTAKGAPVNSGLLFYPVLMAADILLYNADLVPVGEDQKQHLELARNVAERFNHTYSETFKIPEPQIATTGARVLSLQDPTRKMSKSDDNQGAYILLTDDPDQIRKKIARSVTDSGSEVKSDPDKGGITNLLSIMAGFSGKSVEEHEMEFVGKGYGDFKKAVGEVVVEGLRPIRERFIEVVEDKTYLDSVLKAGAEVAQKKAYKILSKVQRKVGFVERFR